One window of Siniperca chuatsi isolate FFG_IHB_CAS linkage group LG15, ASM2008510v1, whole genome shotgun sequence genomic DNA carries:
- the LOC122862399 gene encoding uncharacterized protein LOC122862399 isoform X7 translates to MANDLEGPYRKTFSPENLAAFGWDTTTSWAEEKAPLTVACLRSMFPPAKKIQKQIVNYSPGNKPRRMTDEEVKQMLDRRISLVLSVPLYTGTLRACFLQTAFSVEMLRHRCPIKLFTIMNSLGISQSKTTARIHAKKLAEEHDRQVKKWRDEIQMTRKTQYCSDDSKKAAAYTFTWGKVRVPSVSRSDSTERGYAFVTWAFRFAHQVRVNFRYLHGPPVKAVEVSPYSILPSKQTYESLRQRMKTLVMRIIADNLTALKGPRGRVVRHIPHVYSHLMKEESTSVSLGAVIPNASEQSVSAAYGLKDYIPVVSEKPYHILCCGDVLTADRTEHGNKTQNNETPDPDPDLRFDGLVEAPQEFQKEHLFHEEMLKMLLSEKSENARGTLHHIISLFHFKTFNNTAKDYFLNVWDFITFVTTAYVTLFAVTDCGLDSVDQRPSDYPSQVTAQMDWLSDLAHRLVDLVWMPPPQEDINTAAAAAAAHCDGEKKKIFPFCYCREEKAGEQLVRCCSNRCPGIWFHEGCARAQTLLDPHEDWFCSPDCSADGTYVYCHCKEQKGGQMVQCGRMDECRRHEWYHRDCLTAAEQTRAEQTPWFCSESCSKAADGEDFLFNYTRAVVWEGLYHMARRDAIQEGDGDAMTDFWRMDLVLLWTRQHLQLFNSSHQMITGMEGFYPERVRQDMKWNRVLNLQGTSGGNISLDLLTELLISEFKGVIEFGKGSFTRQQVEQSAQLAGAQARHLDRLFFTGGNPLNLSAYLSRLTSSSCRRTEDVSRFVEEFKKDELFAFKPGRKHQGFNEFSYQHRVKTPQRMGRTLRSLSEELDRRRDKIL, encoded by the exons ATGGCGAACGATCTGGAGGGTCCGTACAGGAAGACCTTCAGCCCCGAGAACCTGGCAGCGTTCGGCTGGGATACGACGACTTCCTGGGCTGAGGAGAAGGCTCCTCTGACGGTGGCCTGTCTCAGATCCATGTTCCCCCCCGCCAAAAAGATCCAGAAACAGATCGTGAACTACAGCCCGGGGAATAAACCACG GCGGATGACTGACGAGGAGGTGAAGCAGATGTTGGACCGGAGGATCAGCCTCGTCCTCTCGGTGCCTCTGTACACCGGCACTCTCAGAGCCTGTTTCCTGCAGACGGCCTTCAGCGTGGAGATGCTCAGACACCGCTGTCCCATCAAACTCTTCACCATCATGAACAGTCTCGGCATCTCTCAGTCCAAAACCACCGCCAGGATCCACGCCAAGAAACTCGCAGAGGAGCACGACAGGCAGGTGAAGAAGTGGAGGGACGAGATCCAG ATGACGAGAAAGACGCAGTACTGCAGCGACGACTCAAAGAAGGCGGCGGCTTATACCTTCACCTGGGGAAAAGTTCGG GTGCCGTCTGTGTCCAGGTCCGACTCGACAGAACGAGGATACGCCTTCGTGACGTGGGCGTTTCGCTTCGCTCATCAAGTTCGGGTTAATTTTCGTTACCTGCACGGACCTCCGGTAAAAGCAGTGGAAGTGTCTCCTTACAGCATCCTACCGTCCAAACAG ACGTACGAGTCGTTGCGACAGCGAATGAAAACCTTAGTGATGCGAATCATCGCCGACAACCTGACGGCCCTGAAAGGACCGAGAGGACGAGTGGTGAGACACATTCCTCACGTCTACTCCCACCTGATGAAGGAGGAGAGCACCTCC GTGAGTCTGGGTGCAGTGATACCAAACGCCTCAGAGCAGTCTGTTAGTGCAGCGTACGGCCTTAAGGACTACATCCCTGTGGTTTCTGAGAAACCGTACCACATCCTGTGTTGTGGGGACGTCCTCACCGCTGACAGGACAGAGCACGGCAACAAAACCCAGAACAACGAAACCCCAGACCCCGACCCTGACCTGAGGTTTGATGGACTCGTAGAAGCACCGCAAGAGTTTCAGAAGGAACACCTGTTTCACGAG gaaatGTTAAAGATGCTTCTCAGTGAGAAAAGCGAGAACGCTCGAGGAActcttcatcacatcatctcACTGTTTCACTTCAAGACGTTTAACAACACCGCCAAAGACTACTTCCTCAACGTCTGGGACTTCATCACG tttgtgaCGACGGCGTACGTAACTCTGTTTGCTGTGACGGATTGCGGTCTGGACTCTGTGGACCAGAGACCCTCAGATTACCCCTCTCAGGTCACAGCTCAGATGGACTGGCTGAGTGATCTGGCTCACAGACTGGTGGATCTGGTGTGGATGCCTCCACCTCAGGAGGACatcaacactgctgctgcagctgctgcagctcactgtgacggagagaagaagaaaatattccCCTTCTGTTACTGCAGAGAAG AGAAAGCAGGTGAGCAGCTGGTGCGGTGCTGCAGCAACCGGTGTCCAGGCATCTGGTTCCACGAGGGCTGTGCTCGGGCTCAGACCCTCTTAGACCCGCACGAGGACTGGTTCTGTAGTCCAGACTGCAGTGCAGACGGGACCTACGTGTACTGTCACTGCAAGGAGCAGAAGGGGGGACAGATGGTCCAGTGTGGACGGATGGACGAGTGCAGGAGACACGAGTGGTACCACAGAGACTGTCTGACGGCAGCCGAGCAGACCAGAGCCGAACAGA CTCCGTGGTTCTGCTCCGAGTCCTGCTCCAAGGCGGCTGACGGCGAGGACTTCCTGTTTAACTACACGAGGGCGGTGGTGTGGGAGGGGCTGTACCACATGGCCAGACGGGACGCCATCCAGGAGGGAGATGGAGACGCCATGACGGACTTCTGGAGGATGGACCTGGTTCTGCTGTGGACCAGACAACACCTGCAGCTCTTCAACAGCAGCCACCAGATGATCACCG GGATGGAGGGGTTCTACCCGGAGCGCGTCAGACAGGACATGAAGTGGAACCGGGTGTTGAATCTTCAGGGAACATCTGGAGGGAACATCAGCCTGGACCTCCTCACCGAGCTCCTGATCAGCGAGTTCAAag GTGTGATCGAGTTCGGTAAAGGCAGCTTCACCAGGCAGCAGGTGGAGCAGAGCGCTCAGCTGGCCGGAGCTCAGGCCAGACACCTGGACCGGCTCTTCTTCACGGGAGGAAACCCCCTGAACCTGTCCGCATACCTGTCCCGACTGACGTCCTCGTCCTGCAGGAGGACGGAGGACGTGTCCAGGTTTGTGGAGGAGTTTAAGAAGGACGAACTGTTCGCCTTCAAACCAGGAAGAAAACATCAGGGCTTCAACGAGTTCAGCTACCAACACAGAGTGAAAACCCCGCAGCGGATGGGGAGGACCCTGAGGAGTCTGTCTGAAGAGCTGGACCGGCGGAGAGACAAGATCCTCTGA
- the LOC122862399 gene encoding uncharacterized protein LOC122862399 isoform X6, protein MLTLHTPSRKEMANDLEGPYRKTFSPENLAAFGWDTTTSWAEEKAPLTVACLRSMFPPAKKIQKQIVNYSPGNKPRRMTDEEVKQMLDRRISLVLSVPLYTGTLRACFLQTAFSVEMLRHRCPIKLFTIMNSLGISQSKTTARIHAKKLAEEHDRQVKKWRDEIQMTRKTQYCSDDSKKAAAYTFTWGKVRVPSVSRSDSTERGYAFVTWAFRFAHQVRVNFRYLHGPPVKAVEVSPYSILPSKQTYESLRQRMKTLVMRIIADNLTALKGPRGRVVRHIPHVYSHLMKEESTSVSLGAVIPNASEQSVSAAYGLKDYIPVVSEKPYHILCCGDVLTADRTEHGNKTQNNETPDPDPDLRFDGLVEAPQEFQKEHLFHEEMLKMLLSEKSENARGTLHHIISLFHFKTFNNTAKDYFLNVWDFITFVTTAYVTLFAVTDCGLDSVDQRPSDYPSQVTAQMDWLSDLAHRLVDLVWMPPPQEDINTAAAAAAAHCDGEKKKIFPFCYCREEKAGEQLVRCCSNRCPGIWFHEGCARAQTLLDPHEDWFCSPDCSADGTYVYCHCKEQKGGQMVQCGRMDECRRHEWYHRDCLTAAEQTRAEQTPWFCSESCSKAADGEDFLFNYTRAVVWEGLYHMARRDAIQEGDGDAMTDFWRMDLVLLWTRQHLQLFNSSHQMITGMEGFYPERVRQDMKWNRVLNLQGTSGGNISLDLLTELLISEFKGVIEFGKGSFTRQQVEQSAQLAGAQARHLDRLFFTGGNPLNLSAYLSRLTSSSCRRTEDVSRFVEEFKKDELFAFKPGRKHQGFNEFSYQHRVKTPQRMGRTLRSLSEELDRRRDKIL, encoded by the exons cGGAAAGAGATGGCGAACGATCTGGAGGGTCCGTACAGGAAGACCTTCAGCCCCGAGAACCTGGCAGCGTTCGGCTGGGATACGACGACTTCCTGGGCTGAGGAGAAGGCTCCTCTGACGGTGGCCTGTCTCAGATCCATGTTCCCCCCCGCCAAAAAGATCCAGAAACAGATCGTGAACTACAGCCCGGGGAATAAACCACG GCGGATGACTGACGAGGAGGTGAAGCAGATGTTGGACCGGAGGATCAGCCTCGTCCTCTCGGTGCCTCTGTACACCGGCACTCTCAGAGCCTGTTTCCTGCAGACGGCCTTCAGCGTGGAGATGCTCAGACACCGCTGTCCCATCAAACTCTTCACCATCATGAACAGTCTCGGCATCTCTCAGTCCAAAACCACCGCCAGGATCCACGCCAAGAAACTCGCAGAGGAGCACGACAGGCAGGTGAAGAAGTGGAGGGACGAGATCCAG ATGACGAGAAAGACGCAGTACTGCAGCGACGACTCAAAGAAGGCGGCGGCTTATACCTTCACCTGGGGAAAAGTTCGG GTGCCGTCTGTGTCCAGGTCCGACTCGACAGAACGAGGATACGCCTTCGTGACGTGGGCGTTTCGCTTCGCTCATCAAGTTCGGGTTAATTTTCGTTACCTGCACGGACCTCCGGTAAAAGCAGTGGAAGTGTCTCCTTACAGCATCCTACCGTCCAAACAG ACGTACGAGTCGTTGCGACAGCGAATGAAAACCTTAGTGATGCGAATCATCGCCGACAACCTGACGGCCCTGAAAGGACCGAGAGGACGAGTGGTGAGACACATTCCTCACGTCTACTCCCACCTGATGAAGGAGGAGAGCACCTCC GTGAGTCTGGGTGCAGTGATACCAAACGCCTCAGAGCAGTCTGTTAGTGCAGCGTACGGCCTTAAGGACTACATCCCTGTGGTTTCTGAGAAACCGTACCACATCCTGTGTTGTGGGGACGTCCTCACCGCTGACAGGACAGAGCACGGCAACAAAACCCAGAACAACGAAACCCCAGACCCCGACCCTGACCTGAGGTTTGATGGACTCGTAGAAGCACCGCAAGAGTTTCAGAAGGAACACCTGTTTCACGAG gaaatGTTAAAGATGCTTCTCAGTGAGAAAAGCGAGAACGCTCGAGGAActcttcatcacatcatctcACTGTTTCACTTCAAGACGTTTAACAACACCGCCAAAGACTACTTCCTCAACGTCTGGGACTTCATCACG tttgtgaCGACGGCGTACGTAACTCTGTTTGCTGTGACGGATTGCGGTCTGGACTCTGTGGACCAGAGACCCTCAGATTACCCCTCTCAGGTCACAGCTCAGATGGACTGGCTGAGTGATCTGGCTCACAGACTGGTGGATCTGGTGTGGATGCCTCCACCTCAGGAGGACatcaacactgctgctgcagctgctgcagctcactgtgacggagagaagaagaaaatattccCCTTCTGTTACTGCAGAGAAG AGAAAGCAGGTGAGCAGCTGGTGCGGTGCTGCAGCAACCGGTGTCCAGGCATCTGGTTCCACGAGGGCTGTGCTCGGGCTCAGACCCTCTTAGACCCGCACGAGGACTGGTTCTGTAGTCCAGACTGCAGTGCAGACGGGACCTACGTGTACTGTCACTGCAAGGAGCAGAAGGGGGGACAGATGGTCCAGTGTGGACGGATGGACGAGTGCAGGAGACACGAGTGGTACCACAGAGACTGTCTGACGGCAGCCGAGCAGACCAGAGCCGAACAGA CTCCGTGGTTCTGCTCCGAGTCCTGCTCCAAGGCGGCTGACGGCGAGGACTTCCTGTTTAACTACACGAGGGCGGTGGTGTGGGAGGGGCTGTACCACATGGCCAGACGGGACGCCATCCAGGAGGGAGATGGAGACGCCATGACGGACTTCTGGAGGATGGACCTGGTTCTGCTGTGGACCAGACAACACCTGCAGCTCTTCAACAGCAGCCACCAGATGATCACCG GGATGGAGGGGTTCTACCCGGAGCGCGTCAGACAGGACATGAAGTGGAACCGGGTGTTGAATCTTCAGGGAACATCTGGAGGGAACATCAGCCTGGACCTCCTCACCGAGCTCCTGATCAGCGAGTTCAAag GTGTGATCGAGTTCGGTAAAGGCAGCTTCACCAGGCAGCAGGTGGAGCAGAGCGCTCAGCTGGCCGGAGCTCAGGCCAGACACCTGGACCGGCTCTTCTTCACGGGAGGAAACCCCCTGAACCTGTCCGCATACCTGTCCCGACTGACGTCCTCGTCCTGCAGGAGGACGGAGGACGTGTCCAGGTTTGTGGAGGAGTTTAAGAAGGACGAACTGTTCGCCTTCAAACCAGGAAGAAAACATCAGGGCTTCAACGAGTTCAGCTACCAACACAGAGTGAAAACCCCGCAGCGGATGGGGAGGACCCTGAGGAGTCTGTCTGAAGAGCTGGACCGGCGGAGAGACAAGATCCTCTGA
- the LOC122862399 gene encoding uncharacterized protein LOC122862399 isoform X4: MQHRCGHCDAPIQRQAKGYKRKSLLSLIDLKSAQKLFPDLNPQEAFLCFACVRNVYQRTKKCGKRRIYVDPHPPSRPAPAARSAPSVPGEPPPPKKLKKRLKTMLNEHDYASQDPAPSPRPDPPPARRVRRGPISQVCGYLRKKNFTSALNRLLQVSGFKEALLRVCGKIISTERKEMANDLEGPYRKTFSPENLAAFGWDTTTSWAEEKAPLTVACLRSMFPPAKKIQKQIVNYSPGNKPRRMTDEEVKQMLDRRISLVLSVPLYTGTLRACFLQTAFSVEMLRHRCPIKLFTIMNSLGISQSKTTARIHAKKLAEEHDRQVKKWRDEIQTYESLRQRMKTLVMRIIADNLTALKGPRGRVVRHIPHVYSHLMKEESTSVSLGAVIPNASEQSVSAAYGLKDYIPVVSEKPYHILCCGDVLTADRTEHGNKTQNNETPDPDPDLRFDGLVEAPQEFQKEHLFHEEMLKMLLSEKSENARGTLHHIISLFHFKTFNNTAKDYFLNVWDFITFVTTAYVTLFAVTDCGLDSVDQRPSDYPSQVTAQMDWLSDLAHRLVDLVWMPPPQEDINTAAAAAAAHCDGEKKKIFPFCYCREEKAGEQLVRCCSNRCPGIWFHEGCARAQTLLDPHEDWFCSPDCSADGTYVYCHCKEQKGGQMVQCGRMDECRRHEWYHRDCLTAAEQTRAEQTPWFCSESCSKAADGEDFLFNYTRAVVWEGLYHMARRDAIQEGDGDAMTDFWRMDLVLLWTRQHLQLFNSSHQMITGMEGFYPERVRQDMKWNRVLNLQGTSGGNISLDLLTELLISEFKGVIEFGKGSFTRQQVEQSAQLAGAQARHLDRLFFTGGNPLNLSAYLSRLTSSSCRRTEDVSRFVEEFKKDELFAFKPGRKHQGFNEFSYQHRVKTPQRMGRTLRSLSEELDRRRDKIL, from the exons ATGCAGCACCGCTGCGGCCACTGCGACGCTCCGATACAGAGACAAGCTAAAGGGTACAAGAGGAAATCTCTGCTGTCACTCATCGACCTAAAGAGCGCTCAGAAACTTTTCCCGGATCTTAACCCTCAAGAGGCGTTTTTGTGTTTCGCCTGTGTGCGAAACGTTTATCAGAGGACCAAGAAATGTGGGAAAAGGCGGATTTATGTGGACCCTCACCCCCCCTCCCGTCCGGCTCCTGCTGCCCGTTCTGCTCCCTCTGTCCCGGGGGAACCGCCGCCTCCCAAAAAGCTcaaaaaaagactcaaaacTATGCTGAACGAACACGACTACGCGTCCCAGGACCCAGCGCCCTCCCCGCGGCCCGACCCTCCGCCGGCCCGGCGCGTCCGCCGCGGACCGATCTCCCAGGTGTGCGGGTACCTGCGCAAGAAGAACTTCACCTCCGCACTGAACCGGCTGCTGCAGGTGTCCGGCTTCAAGGAGGCTCTGCTCCGAGTGTGCGGAAAAATCATCTCCACCGAG cGGAAAGAGATGGCGAACGATCTGGAGGGTCCGTACAGGAAGACCTTCAGCCCCGAGAACCTGGCAGCGTTCGGCTGGGATACGACGACTTCCTGGGCTGAGGAGAAGGCTCCTCTGACGGTGGCCTGTCTCAGATCCATGTTCCCCCCCGCCAAAAAGATCCAGAAACAGATCGTGAACTACAGCCCGGGGAATAAACCACG GCGGATGACTGACGAGGAGGTGAAGCAGATGTTGGACCGGAGGATCAGCCTCGTCCTCTCGGTGCCTCTGTACACCGGCACTCTCAGAGCCTGTTTCCTGCAGACGGCCTTCAGCGTGGAGATGCTCAGACACCGCTGTCCCATCAAACTCTTCACCATCATGAACAGTCTCGGCATCTCTCAGTCCAAAACCACCGCCAGGATCCACGCCAAGAAACTCGCAGAGGAGCACGACAGGCAGGTGAAGAAGTGGAGGGACGAGATCCAG ACGTACGAGTCGTTGCGACAGCGAATGAAAACCTTAGTGATGCGAATCATCGCCGACAACCTGACGGCCCTGAAAGGACCGAGAGGACGAGTGGTGAGACACATTCCTCACGTCTACTCCCACCTGATGAAGGAGGAGAGCACCTCC GTGAGTCTGGGTGCAGTGATACCAAACGCCTCAGAGCAGTCTGTTAGTGCAGCGTACGGCCTTAAGGACTACATCCCTGTGGTTTCTGAGAAACCGTACCACATCCTGTGTTGTGGGGACGTCCTCACCGCTGACAGGACAGAGCACGGCAACAAAACCCAGAACAACGAAACCCCAGACCCCGACCCTGACCTGAGGTTTGATGGACTCGTAGAAGCACCGCAAGAGTTTCAGAAGGAACACCTGTTTCACGAG gaaatGTTAAAGATGCTTCTCAGTGAGAAAAGCGAGAACGCTCGAGGAActcttcatcacatcatctcACTGTTTCACTTCAAGACGTTTAACAACACCGCCAAAGACTACTTCCTCAACGTCTGGGACTTCATCACG tttgtgaCGACGGCGTACGTAACTCTGTTTGCTGTGACGGATTGCGGTCTGGACTCTGTGGACCAGAGACCCTCAGATTACCCCTCTCAGGTCACAGCTCAGATGGACTGGCTGAGTGATCTGGCTCACAGACTGGTGGATCTGGTGTGGATGCCTCCACCTCAGGAGGACatcaacactgctgctgcagctgctgcagctcactgtgacggagagaagaagaaaatattccCCTTCTGTTACTGCAGAGAAG AGAAAGCAGGTGAGCAGCTGGTGCGGTGCTGCAGCAACCGGTGTCCAGGCATCTGGTTCCACGAGGGCTGTGCTCGGGCTCAGACCCTCTTAGACCCGCACGAGGACTGGTTCTGTAGTCCAGACTGCAGTGCAGACGGGACCTACGTGTACTGTCACTGCAAGGAGCAGAAGGGGGGACAGATGGTCCAGTGTGGACGGATGGACGAGTGCAGGAGACACGAGTGGTACCACAGAGACTGTCTGACGGCAGCCGAGCAGACCAGAGCCGAACAGA CTCCGTGGTTCTGCTCCGAGTCCTGCTCCAAGGCGGCTGACGGCGAGGACTTCCTGTTTAACTACACGAGGGCGGTGGTGTGGGAGGGGCTGTACCACATGGCCAGACGGGACGCCATCCAGGAGGGAGATGGAGACGCCATGACGGACTTCTGGAGGATGGACCTGGTTCTGCTGTGGACCAGACAACACCTGCAGCTCTTCAACAGCAGCCACCAGATGATCACCG GGATGGAGGGGTTCTACCCGGAGCGCGTCAGACAGGACATGAAGTGGAACCGGGTGTTGAATCTTCAGGGAACATCTGGAGGGAACATCAGCCTGGACCTCCTCACCGAGCTCCTGATCAGCGAGTTCAAag GTGTGATCGAGTTCGGTAAAGGCAGCTTCACCAGGCAGCAGGTGGAGCAGAGCGCTCAGCTGGCCGGAGCTCAGGCCAGACACCTGGACCGGCTCTTCTTCACGGGAGGAAACCCCCTGAACCTGTCCGCATACCTGTCCCGACTGACGTCCTCGTCCTGCAGGAGGACGGAGGACGTGTCCAGGTTTGTGGAGGAGTTTAAGAAGGACGAACTGTTCGCCTTCAAACCAGGAAGAAAACATCAGGGCTTCAACGAGTTCAGCTACCAACACAGAGTGAAAACCCCGCAGCGGATGGGGAGGACCCTGAGGAGTCTGTCTGAAGAGCTGGACCGGCGGAGAGACAAGATCCTCTGA
- the LOC122862399 gene encoding uncharacterized protein LOC122862399 isoform X1 has translation MQHRCGHCDAPIQRQAKGYKRKSLLSLIDLKSAQKLFPDLNPQEAFLCFACVRNVYQRTKKCGKRRIYVDPHPPSRPAPAARSAPSVPGEPPPPKKLKKRLKTMLNEHDYASQDPAPSPRPDPPPARRVRRGPISQVCGYLRKKNFTSALNRLLQVSGFKEALLRVCGKIISTERKEMANDLEGPYRKTFSPENLAAFGWDTTTSWAEEKAPLTVACLRSMFPPAKKIQKQIVNYSPGNKPRRMTDEEVKQMLDRRISLVLSVPLYTGTLRACFLQTAFSVEMLRHRCPIKLFTIMNSLGISQSKTTARIHAKKLAEEHDRQVKKWRDEIQMTRKTQYCSDDSKKAAAYTFTWGKVRVPSVSRSDSTERGYAFVTWAFRFAHQVRVNFRYLHGPPVKAVEVSPYSILPSKQTYESLRQRMKTLVMRIIADNLTALKGPRGRVVRHIPHVYSHLMKEESTSVSLGAVIPNASEQSVSAAYGLKDYIPVVSEKPYHILCCGDVLTADRTEHGNKTQNNETPDPDPDLRFDGLVEAPQEFQKEHLFHEEMLKMLLSEKSENARGTLHHIISLFHFKTFNNTAKDYFLNVWDFITFVTTAYVTLFAVTDCGLDSVDQRPSDYPSQVTAQMDWLSDLAHRLVDLVWMPPPQEDINTAAAAAAAHCDGEKKKIFPFCYCREEKAGEQLVRCCSNRCPGIWFHEGCARAQTLLDPHEDWFCSPDCSADGTYVYCHCKEQKGGQMVQCGRMDECRRHEWYHRDCLTAAEQTRAEQTPWFCSESCSKAADGEDFLFNYTRAVVWEGLYHMARRDAIQEGDGDAMTDFWRMDLVLLWTRQHLQLFNSSHQMITGMEGFYPERVRQDMKWNRVLNLQGTSGGNISLDLLTELLISEFKGVIEFGKGSFTRQQVEQSAQLAGAQARHLDRLFFTGGNPLNLSAYLSRLTSSSCRRTEDVSRFVEEFKKDELFAFKPGRKHQGFNEFSYQHRVKTPQRMGRTLRSLSEELDRRRDKIL, from the exons ATGCAGCACCGCTGCGGCCACTGCGACGCTCCGATACAGAGACAAGCTAAAGGGTACAAGAGGAAATCTCTGCTGTCACTCATCGACCTAAAGAGCGCTCAGAAACTTTTCCCGGATCTTAACCCTCAAGAGGCGTTTTTGTGTTTCGCCTGTGTGCGAAACGTTTATCAGAGGACCAAGAAATGTGGGAAAAGGCGGATTTATGTGGACCCTCACCCCCCCTCCCGTCCGGCTCCTGCTGCCCGTTCTGCTCCCTCTGTCCCGGGGGAACCGCCGCCTCCCAAAAAGCTcaaaaaaagactcaaaacTATGCTGAACGAACACGACTACGCGTCCCAGGACCCAGCGCCCTCCCCGCGGCCCGACCCTCCGCCGGCCCGGCGCGTCCGCCGCGGACCGATCTCCCAGGTGTGCGGGTACCTGCGCAAGAAGAACTTCACCTCCGCACTGAACCGGCTGCTGCAGGTGTCCGGCTTCAAGGAGGCTCTGCTCCGAGTGTGCGGAAAAATCATCTCCACCGAG cGGAAAGAGATGGCGAACGATCTGGAGGGTCCGTACAGGAAGACCTTCAGCCCCGAGAACCTGGCAGCGTTCGGCTGGGATACGACGACTTCCTGGGCTGAGGAGAAGGCTCCTCTGACGGTGGCCTGTCTCAGATCCATGTTCCCCCCCGCCAAAAAGATCCAGAAACAGATCGTGAACTACAGCCCGGGGAATAAACCACG GCGGATGACTGACGAGGAGGTGAAGCAGATGTTGGACCGGAGGATCAGCCTCGTCCTCTCGGTGCCTCTGTACACCGGCACTCTCAGAGCCTGTTTCCTGCAGACGGCCTTCAGCGTGGAGATGCTCAGACACCGCTGTCCCATCAAACTCTTCACCATCATGAACAGTCTCGGCATCTCTCAGTCCAAAACCACCGCCAGGATCCACGCCAAGAAACTCGCAGAGGAGCACGACAGGCAGGTGAAGAAGTGGAGGGACGAGATCCAG ATGACGAGAAAGACGCAGTACTGCAGCGACGACTCAAAGAAGGCGGCGGCTTATACCTTCACCTGGGGAAAAGTTCGG GTGCCGTCTGTGTCCAGGTCCGACTCGACAGAACGAGGATACGCCTTCGTGACGTGGGCGTTTCGCTTCGCTCATCAAGTTCGGGTTAATTTTCGTTACCTGCACGGACCTCCGGTAAAAGCAGTGGAAGTGTCTCCTTACAGCATCCTACCGTCCAAACAG ACGTACGAGTCGTTGCGACAGCGAATGAAAACCTTAGTGATGCGAATCATCGCCGACAACCTGACGGCCCTGAAAGGACCGAGAGGACGAGTGGTGAGACACATTCCTCACGTCTACTCCCACCTGATGAAGGAGGAGAGCACCTCC GTGAGTCTGGGTGCAGTGATACCAAACGCCTCAGAGCAGTCTGTTAGTGCAGCGTACGGCCTTAAGGACTACATCCCTGTGGTTTCTGAGAAACCGTACCACATCCTGTGTTGTGGGGACGTCCTCACCGCTGACAGGACAGAGCACGGCAACAAAACCCAGAACAACGAAACCCCAGACCCCGACCCTGACCTGAGGTTTGATGGACTCGTAGAAGCACCGCAAGAGTTTCAGAAGGAACACCTGTTTCACGAG gaaatGTTAAAGATGCTTCTCAGTGAGAAAAGCGAGAACGCTCGAGGAActcttcatcacatcatctcACTGTTTCACTTCAAGACGTTTAACAACACCGCCAAAGACTACTTCCTCAACGTCTGGGACTTCATCACG tttgtgaCGACGGCGTACGTAACTCTGTTTGCTGTGACGGATTGCGGTCTGGACTCTGTGGACCAGAGACCCTCAGATTACCCCTCTCAGGTCACAGCTCAGATGGACTGGCTGAGTGATCTGGCTCACAGACTGGTGGATCTGGTGTGGATGCCTCCACCTCAGGAGGACatcaacactgctgctgcagctgctgcagctcactgtgacggagagaagaagaaaatattccCCTTCTGTTACTGCAGAGAAG AGAAAGCAGGTGAGCAGCTGGTGCGGTGCTGCAGCAACCGGTGTCCAGGCATCTGGTTCCACGAGGGCTGTGCTCGGGCTCAGACCCTCTTAGACCCGCACGAGGACTGGTTCTGTAGTCCAGACTGCAGTGCAGACGGGACCTACGTGTACTGTCACTGCAAGGAGCAGAAGGGGGGACAGATGGTCCAGTGTGGACGGATGGACGAGTGCAGGAGACACGAGTGGTACCACAGAGACTGTCTGACGGCAGCCGAGCAGACCAGAGCCGAACAGA CTCCGTGGTTCTGCTCCGAGTCCTGCTCCAAGGCGGCTGACGGCGAGGACTTCCTGTTTAACTACACGAGGGCGGTGGTGTGGGAGGGGCTGTACCACATGGCCAGACGGGACGCCATCCAGGAGGGAGATGGAGACGCCATGACGGACTTCTGGAGGATGGACCTGGTTCTGCTGTGGACCAGACAACACCTGCAGCTCTTCAACAGCAGCCACCAGATGATCACCG GGATGGAGGGGTTCTACCCGGAGCGCGTCAGACAGGACATGAAGTGGAACCGGGTGTTGAATCTTCAGGGAACATCTGGAGGGAACATCAGCCTGGACCTCCTCACCGAGCTCCTGATCAGCGAGTTCAAag GTGTGATCGAGTTCGGTAAAGGCAGCTTCACCAGGCAGCAGGTGGAGCAGAGCGCTCAGCTGGCCGGAGCTCAGGCCAGACACCTGGACCGGCTCTTCTTCACGGGAGGAAACCCCCTGAACCTGTCCGCATACCTGTCCCGACTGACGTCCTCGTCCTGCAGGAGGACGGAGGACGTGTCCAGGTTTGTGGAGGAGTTTAAGAAGGACGAACTGTTCGCCTTCAAACCAGGAAGAAAACATCAGGGCTTCAACGAGTTCAGCTACCAACACAGAGTGAAAACCCCGCAGCGGATGGGGAGGACCCTGAGGAGTCTGTCTGAAGAGCTGGACCGGCGGAGAGACAAGATCCTCTGA